The following is a genomic window from Paralichthys olivaceus isolate ysfri-2021 chromosome 3, ASM2471397v2, whole genome shotgun sequence.
ACATGTGACAGGAGAGGTTGGAACCTGGTGTTAAAAGAccattctgctgtttttaacaTGCTGAGCCTCAGAACGCCCTTTCACTCACTGTTCTTCTCTTTATGTTTCAAAGGTTCCTTCACAGTTCGGGAGACGGGAAAAAATACTTTCTCATATCTAGGCCTTAAAGAATCAGAATACACATgtacatgatatatatataaaaacactttgcaTTTCTAAAAGTGTTCAGCATAGAATTGATCTTCAGAGCAATCACTGTGAGTTGATCCAAAGAGTTTTATTTACCTATAAAACTTTCCTGAAACTGGAAGAGTTTTCTCATATGtattttctcatatttattgtaatttaatagaatattatttacaataaagtatctaaattCATCTGATAATTAAGCTATGTGTTTAGTTTTCATATTTAGTAACTGCATACTTTATTTGGCAAAAATTAACCATAGATGTCTGCGTGCTACGAGAATTCCATTTAGATATCAGCAGCTACATCGCTGACTTTATCTCTAGTGCCATCATCTGGACAAAGTTTATACTTGCACACCAGAAATGTCAGAATGTTGTGGCCCTGAAAGATGTGGCCATTTCTTCTGCCTGattagaaacattttatttttgcctgAACTATAGGTTATGCTAgaaaaaattaagtaaaattTTAATCTGTCTAAAAACAAATTGCCTTGTGATGCAGTAGTCtcatttttaatcaattttTTAACACACCAGAGATACTGTACCTAATGTCCTTtaatatttctttgtgtgtgcagtggAAACTTCTTGTACACCTTAAAGGTTTTTTGGGCTATTTGTCAATATTTGATAAGATGGAATAAGAAGCTAAAATAACAGTAACATAGAaattttactttacaaaatatATGTATTACACACAGTCTTGGCACAATCAGCAACAGCATCCGTGACTGACCAGAGAAGCTTTTTTTAGGGGGAATCTATTGAATATGAACAGACACTTTCCATCATGTGAGAGAGATTTTCATTTAGCTGAACGTGGAGCGTGTAGCTCTCTGATCTGAGGCGTTTCATCAGCATGTTGAATTCGGCACTGTGGCTCTTTCCAGGAAGACTTCAGTGCCATGCAGTGTTAAAAGTGTTGATGAGCAGCAAAgttgctgctcctgctccattTTCAGTGTCGCACTGATGCTGCCGGCGTTTATGTTCATGCTGTCTCGTTTTCTCAGCCTGTGTCGTGCAAACTTCTATAAAGATATTTATTCTTCAAAACATTTCTGTCGAGACAAAGTACTGTAACATAAGACGTTTAAGTTTATGTTCTGGAGCCTGTTAATCAAGTATACTTTACGTATGTATACATCTGCCACTCCAATGTTTGTCAAAggaaaatgaatatatttttgtttctcatttttaGCCAAAAGAGTCTCTGGAGTTCAGGGTGTTTCAAGTGGAAAATGCCAATAAATTATATGGAAATTTATACCAGATcaattgtttattatttattttgttctgtGTAGTCATCCTAATgagcaacatttttcaaattgatATAGAAGAGCAACATGAAAGACAAGTCCAATTTATTCCACTATCAAACCTGTTACCATGAAAGTATAAGAGACACAAAATCCCACATCTATACATTATCATCAACTACAAACATTCTCTAACAAAAACTAAACAGTCCTTTATAAGTTTAATGCTTTACTTAGTACATTATGCATGTTATGATATGTTTTTATGCAGGCAGCAGTATTATAGTTGAGTTTGTTGAGTTTAGCAGAAGCCTCTGTTCAGTCTGACCTGGGCTCCAGTGCAGGCTGGAGGCTTCACCCCCTGTAGATGTTATAGAGGAACAGTCACATCCCAGCAGAAAGCAATAGCACCACCATATTGTAAAGGTCAGCAATAATGGGAGAAATATACACAATCAAAATTGATTTACTCCGGGGCTGACTTTGAgaaaatgacatgtttttataGTATGTGCAGATATTTAATTTTCACACTAGTCAGAACATTTTTCtaaacatttcacacatttataccAGCActtgcaaacaaaaaaaacaagtcctCACCTTGTAAAGTTGACAAACCAATTGGAAAAGAGACGACATCGCCCTGTCTTCGTTCTCCTCTGTGTATTCCTGCaatgcaacatttatttttttataatttttactTCTGTTTATTATTTAGACCATGTGAAGTGTACAGAGCATCATCAGCAACTCTTAATTCAGATGCTGTTTCCCATTCTTTGTACCAAAAACAATTCTTGGGACATATGTACCGTAGGTATACACAAGTACAGTTCATACACATCATAATATTCAATACAAAGGAATGAATTCaagacaaacatttcctccatcaTTTGCAACCAACAGAAACAAGATAATTAAATGAGCTTCCGGCATCATAAGTAGTTTCACATGTTTCCTTGAATTCCTTCTTTTCTATTCATCTGCTCCATTTTATTATTGACCAGGACACTGAAGGACTGTTTATCAGAGATTTAACTCACCAAAATGAGCTCATGCATGAGTCCAATTAAAATTTTATCTGGGTTTCGTACAATGTGAGCAACAAAATAATTTCTTTTTGACATAAGATCACAACTGTGATACTACTGCAGCCAACAAATCTAAAACAGAACTTTATTACTACTGACTTTTTCGTACCACTGTATTTTATCTTAATGTAAGTTGTCAagagtttgacttgtgttttaCCCCGTTAAAGGTGACCCAGGGGACGTGAGTGTGAGGCGGGTTCAGAGCTCTGGTCATGACAGCGTTGGCGTGCATCAGCCGGTATCCCTGTCCAGTTTTCACACAGGAGTCCACGCTCGaccaggagacagagggagcgtAGAGCTGCAGGCACTGAGACGACAGACAACACAGAGTCGGTATTACTGACAAGACTCAGTTTAATAATTCTCTCTGGATTTTGGTCTATAGGTTGAACTTAAATGATGTACTTAATTCAAAACTAGAAATTTTTCACAATTCAGCCATTTTTGATTAAAtgttgaataaagaaaatcaataatgGCTAATTTGCTTTAGATTTCTTACAGCAGTCATGACCCAAATGATGCAAATACTATAGGATCCCTGTCTGTAGATACTCACAGGCTGTGCAGCATtgagaacatctgcagcagacTCCATGCAGTTGATGATCTGAAGAGCTGAGTGTCTTGTTAAATGGATGATACAGGCCTGAGGAGCACATCAGTTCAAACAAAGTCATCACACTTAAATAAAACCTGACAAGAGATAGAGTTGAGGAAACATGCAAACCTCAATTAAGTTTCCTCTGCATTCGAGCTCGCCATGCTGACAGGTGAAGAGAGAATTTGCTGACGAAACCTCctacaagagaaaaacaagtcTTTTCCACATTCACAGTATAAGAATTTGTGTAATGACGTAAAATCTCTCTGCTTTAAGTGCCGCTGATAAAGATTGCGTGCCTTAGCATTCCCGTAGGGCACCAGAGTGACGGCCATGATGTCCTGAAGCATCGTCCAGGTGGGGAACAGCTGCTGGGTGATGAAGACTCTGCAGGCCGGACACAAGCTCTCATAGTACAGAGAGACAAATACTGGGGGAACAGCCCGGTTTGGTCTGGTGGCATTCAACTCCATACACTGCTTCTGAACCTACACAgaagaaggagggaaaaaatTCTATGTTCTCAAAAATGCTGATCTAcccattttaagtttttattgttAACCAGGAAGCAAATTAATTGGTTAAGACACATgacatatttctgtgtgttgcaACAATAAGCATCTTCTGTGCCCTATGCCATTTCACCATTTATGCAAACAGTATGATTTCATGACATTTGGACCATTTAACATTATCCACTTTTTGCAAGTATTTCATAGCATTAAAGGACAAGATCCCACCATAGAAATGAAGTAGACCAGATACCAAATAAGtacaagaggaaaaacaattttgtttttaaaaagtaaaaatataatataaattgaATAAAGATTTAAAGCTTTGGTAATTGTAATGactgtcatgtttttgtttattttaatatctttgGGTTTCAAACTATCAGTCAAAAaagcatttttactttttatactaCTAGTTATTTAGAATAACGCAATGTTTAGTTTACATCTAATTAAAGAACAATTGTTAAGCTTGTAGCTCACAATGTTCACATCGTGACGAACTGCACAACCGTGGTTCTTGCTTGCAGCCTTCAGTTCAATCTTTGAACCAATAaccagtttgtgttgtttgaccCAGAGCTGCTCTGCTAGTCACATGAAAAACCTCTGGTGTTCAATTTCTGAAGCATGACTCCCATTTAGAGCCAGACAAAAGCTTTGAACTCTGCTCAATTCAATTTCCCATGTTTTGAGACAATCCTGCTCAATGATAATGTTAATATTACGGGGCTCAGTATAATCCTATTTTCCAAAAacagagtgaagaaaaaaaaaaaaaaaaggtgtgtgATAATTAGTCTCACAAGAATAAAACTCTGGAACAAAATATAAAGCAGGTCAGGATGTAAATATACTTCAGGTAATTGGCTGAACTTTCTacctttacagcagcaggcctacaaacattttattaatcCACATCACGTCCATCCATTAGGACAATCCAGTAAAAGATTAACCGCTCTACTTTATTCCATCTTTTTATGATCCgcatctctctctatatatatatatatcatgttaTCAAAAAACAGTCATATTTTGTTAGAAATTAAACTTATAAGCATTTTATAATTCAAAATCTCACTGTTATTCACTTTTGATATGCACAAGGAGttcatacaaaataaaagagtcaaggtttgtatttctttactCACCTTACACTCGATTGCAATCTCCAGTGATCGACACCACTGAGATGGAGGATAACGACAGGCCGGTTTGGGATGAGATGCCTCAGAACCTCTGCTGTCAGAGCAGAGCAGTAAAAACacaggcagcagagcagagagcctCATGTTGGAAACCATTAGTCCACACAGctcagaggacacagaggacgGATCAGACACTGAGATCAGACACTGAGATCAGACAATGAGAACAGATAGGACACAAGAGACAGTTAGAGAACAGGCTGGACACAGGGGACACTGAGGACTGGAGCTGCTCCTCTTCCCTCAGAGCCCCATGATCAGTCTCATCAGCAGTTTATTAACCTCAGGTTGGATTGACCAGTGCTGCCTTCAAGGACCCTCGGTCACTCCTGCTTCTGGCTCAATggacaagagagaaaaaaagataaaaagtcaTATCTGCCAGTTCAAATGTGGGATCAATCAGATGCATTTAATCGTGAAGGGTGAAGGGACAAAAATGAATGgtgatataaaagaaaaaaagcttcaGAAATACAATGAAAACTTTTAATGGGGATAAACCTCCATCTACAATGTCATGGGGGTTGTGCTCCCTCTGGTGGCTCCACATGAGCAGATCAGTTAGTGCAGATATATACAGTCATTGTagtgaaatttaaaatgtgcagaaCGATGAATTTTAACACTAAACTGTGCGCACACAGTTTCTACACACTGTCTATGGCACACACTCAAAGTGAAGATGGACTATAAAGCAAAGCCTTAtgggagctgtagttgttgAATGCTAATTATGTGGCTAAATTAAATAGGAGCTTACATTTTACAGATAAAAcagattattatatattatcattagAGCAATAGTTTATTAAATGTAGAATATAATTTAACAATAAAACCGCGGGAACAGTTTAGAAGGAGATGACAGAGAGATGTTAAGAAGAAGCAGGAAGTTCGGGCGCCATCTTGGATTCACCTTTCTTCGGGTCAGTTTGAGGACACACCTGCCGCGGTTTGTTTTAATGGCAACTTTTACACAGTTTGTAAACTTTATTGACGCAGGAGCCATGATGGAAACCAGAGAAGAGCCTTAATTAAGCGGACTAGAAATGAATGGAGCTCGTCTCCGCCATATTTCTCTGGTGATAGTAGTGGAACGAGGAGGACAGCCGGACATGGTCGATCAGCTGCTGACAGTTTCTCCGGGAACTCGACGTGTTTCCTCTGGGAAATGGAGGAAGAGAcggaagaagggagggagagagggaaggagggaggctGCAGTGATGGCGAGGAACAACCTGCTGAGTGTCTGGCGTCATCACGCAGGAGCACAGGTGGATTCAGAAAACAATGGAGGCTGCTTCTCATCCGTGAGGACAGAGCTGAGGAGCTGACGTCGACTGATCAGACACAATGGATTATCTCCGCGGATGAACTGACTCTAACTACATTGGCTCACTTCACGACCCAGAGGAGTCTGTTCTGCAGGTAAGAccagttttcttttaatgagATTGGATGCATGTTTCTTTCCAGGGTATTGTGCTGGTCTGGaaaattctttaaatcatttcgAGATGTTAAATTAGATTCTAAAACTCTTAAAGGATTTCAGGATCCCTGCAGAAGCCCTGAATATTGCAAAGTTTTTTCATCTCAGTTTGTAGAAGTTGTCACCTATATTTATGAACACAATTCGTCACACACTTTTACATCTTTTATCTATAGGCTACAGCCATTATCTATCTAGTACATAGATAGATAATTACCATATTTCACAATTTCAGGACAGTTTATCAATTAGATATCAttcaattaatttaaatatatgatggAAATAATAGTTAGTTACTTCCTTTATTAATAAATGGTATGAAGTGTTAAATCCTCAGATAACAAATGATACTCATCTCTTTAAACcatcatttcaactttatttggGGATTTGAAAG
Proteins encoded in this region:
- the LOC109636618 gene encoding gamma-interferon-inducible lysosomal thiol reductase-like, which encodes MVSNMRLSALLPVFLLLCSDSRGSEASHPKPACRYPPSQWCRSLEIAIECKVQKQCMELNATRPNRAVPPVFVSLYYESLCPACRVFITQQLFPTWTMLQDIMAVTLVPYGNAKEVSSANSLFTCQHGELECRGNLIEACIIHLTRHSALQIINCMESAADVLNAAQPCLQLYAPSVSWSSVDSCVKTGQGYRLMHANAVMTRALNPPHTHVPWVTFNGEYTEENEDRAMSSLFQLVCQLYKGVKPPACTGAQVRLNRGFC